The DNA sequence ATCGTGAAAAGCCGAATCCACGGCCCCTGCCCAGGACGGGCGATAGGGTTGCAGCAATCCCTCGCGGGCCGCTTGCATGAACGAAGGCGCCGGCGCGCCCCACCAAATATCGCCTTGGGGATTGGCTTTTTCCGAGCGCACGCGATCCAACGCATCCTGCGCGCCCATGTCAAGCCATTCGACTTTGACACCGGGATAAGCGGTTTCAAAACGTTTGGCAAAATCTTCCAACAATTCTTTGCCGTGGGGAGAATAAACGACAAGTTTCTGCTGATTGGAATCGCTGCAACTCAGCAACAAAAAAGTGAGGGCAAAGAGGAGAGAGGTGAGTTTAGGCAAGATCGTTTTCCATGGTTGAGGTTTGATGAGATTTTCGTTAGAGACGCCGGATGCGCCTTCTGCGTTTAAGTGAACAAGGCCCAATCAAATTGTCAAAATAAGGATTCCAGAAAGACCGCCCGGGCGGTTTCGTTCACGCGGGGATGAAAGATAGAAGCAGCGTTTTGAGATGCAAGGGCAAAGTTGTCTACAACCAACCATGCTCGCGATACCATTCCACCGTTTGCTTCAATCCCTCCTCCAATGAAATTGCCGTCTCAAAGCCAATTTGCTGCTTTGCTTTTTCGCCGGAGAACGCCCAGCCGGATTGTTTCATTTCGCGAATCTTGTCGAAATTCAACAACGCGGGTTTGCGGGTTATCTTGGCAACCAGTTCGCTGATCGCGGCAACGGCAGGTGTGATGGTCTCCGGCACAGTAATCGAAATGGTTTTTTTGTTCATCGCATTCGCGATGGCCACGCCGACTTGATTCCACTCATAAGGTTCGGGATTGGTGAGAAAGTAGATTTCGCCGGCAGCTTGTGGATGCGTGCCGGCAGCGATGATGCCGCGCACGAGATCATGCACATGAATCATGCTGGTCCAGCGTTCGCGCCGGCCCGGCCGCAGGCGAATGCCGAGCTTCACTTGTTTGAAATATTCATAAACGTCGCGATCACGCGGACCATAGACAATCGGCGGACGCACGATCGTGATCGGCAAGCGCGATTTGAATTCCGCGCAGGCAAGCTCACCGGCATATTTTGATTTGCCATAAACCGAAACCGGATGTGGCGCCTCGGCTTCGGTAACGGGCTGTTTGCCGTTGCTCGGCCCGGCCGCGGCAATGCTCGAGACATAAACAAAGCGTTCGAGATATTTCGCGTGACGGCTGCACGCTTCCAGCATCGCGCGTGTGCCCTCGCCGTTGGCGCGAAAATACGCGGCTTGAGTCAACTCCTTGGTAACACCGGCCAGATGAAAAACATGCGTTGCGTCACGCAGCGCTTCGGCCAAAGCCTCGCCGCTAAAAATATCGCCATAGAGGTAATTCACCGGCAAATTTTGCAGCCATTTCAATGAACTGGTTTGCCGCACCAGACAATGAACCTGGTGACAAGCTTCGACTAAACTTTGCGCCAAGAAACTGCCGATAAAACCCGTGCCTCCGGTGATGAAGGCGATCATGCTTCCTCCGCTTCGGTGAGATGATCCAAATAGAATAACAATGCCACCTGGCAGCGTTCCAGCCGCAAGCTGTAAATCCTCAACAAAAGTTAACAAAACTCTGTATCATTGCAAAGCGAAGAGTTCACTGGCCTCCAAAATTTCAAGCTGCGCAATTTTTTGAAGAAGGCTTTATTAAAAGGTGACTTTATCCCTGTCTTGACTTCCTGAAGAAACCTGTTTATCTTGCGCGCAATCTTTTTTGGGAAAGGAGGAGGTTTGCCGCGCCAATATGTCCGCCGTTTTCGTGTGCGCCATTACGAGCTTGATTTCTTCAACCTCGTGAACAACGCGGTTTTTGTGAAATACATGCAAGAAGCCGCCATCGAAGCCTCAACTGACGCCGGCTACAGCCCGCAATGGTATCGCACAAACGGCACCGGATGGGTTATTCGACAACTCAAAATTCGTTATTATCAAAACGCGGTTTATGGCGAGGAAATCGAGGTGACGACCTGGGTTTCCGACATGAAGCGTGTGACCTCGCATCGCGAATACACTCTCACTCGCGTCAGCGATGGCGCGCAAGTTGCGCGCGCCCGCGTTAACTGGGTTTATCTGAATCTCAACACCGGCCAGCCGCTGCGCATCCCGCCTGAATTTCACGACGCCTTTCAACCCACCAATGAGTTGCCGTCTCTTGATATACGCATCCCGCAAGCTCGCAAAACGGAAGAGGCCTATCGCTACCTCTCCGCCCGCCGCGTG is a window from the Cytophagia bacterium CHB2 genome containing:
- a CDS encoding NAD-dependent epimerase/dehydratase family protein: MIAFITGGTGFIGSFLAQSLVEACHQVHCLVRQTSSLKWLQNLPVNYLYGDIFSGEALAEALRDATHVFHLAGVTKELTQAAYFRANGEGTRAMLEACSRHAKYLERFVYVSSIAAAGPSNGKQPVTEAEAPHPVSVYGKSKYAGELACAEFKSRLPITIVRPPIVYGPRDRDVYEYFKQVKLGIRLRPGRRERWTSMIHVHDLVRGIIAAGTHPQAAGEIYFLTNPEPYEWNQVGVAIANAMNKKTISITVPETITPAVAAISELVAKITRKPALLNFDKIREMKQSGWAFSGEKAKQQIGFETAISLEEGLKQTVEWYREHGWL